One genomic segment of Helicobacter pylori NQ4053 includes these proteins:
- a CDS encoding ribonuclease J: protein MTDNNQNNENHENSSENSKDHHEVRAGAFERFTNRKKRFRENAQKNAESSNHEAPSHHKKEHRPNKKPNNHHKPKHAKTRNYAKEELDNNKVEGVTEILHVNERGTLGFHKELKKGVEANNKIQVEHLNPHYKMNLNSKASVKITPLGGLGEIGGNMMVIETPKSAIVIDAGMSFPKEGLFGVDILIPDFSYLHQIKDKIAGIIITHAHEDHIGATPYLFKELQFPLYGTPLSLGLIGSKFDEHGLKKYRSYFKIVEKRCPISVGEFIIEWIHITHSIIDSSALAIQTKAGTIIHTGDFKIDHTPVDNLPTDLYRLAHYGEKGVMLLLSDSTNSHKSGTTPSESTIAPAFDTLFKEAQGRVIMSTFSSNIHRVYQAIQYGIKYNRKIAVIGRSMEKNLDIARELGYIHLPYQSFIEANEVAKYPDNEVLIVTTGSQGETMSALYRMATDEHRHISIKPNDLVIISAKAIPGNEASVSAVLNFLIKKEAKVAYQEFDNIHVSGHAAQEEQKLMLRLIKPKFFLPVHGEYNHVARHKQTAIACGVPEKNIYLMEDGDQVEVGPAFIKKVGTIKSGKSYVDNQSNLSIDTSIVQQREEVASAGVFAATIFVNKNKQALLESSQFSSLGLVGFKDEKHLIKEIQGGLEMLLKSSNAEILNNPKKLEDHTRNFIRKALFKKFRKYPAIICHAHSF, encoded by the coding sequence ATGACTGATAACAACCAAAATAATGAAAACCATGAAAACAGCAGTGAAAATTCAAAAGATCACCATGAGGTGCGAGCCGGGGCGTTTGAGCGATTCACCAACCGCAAAAAGCGTTTCAGAGAAAACGCGCAAAAAAACGCAGAGTCTTCAAACCATGAAGCGCCTTCGCACCATAAAAAAGAGCATCGCCCCAACAAAAAGCCAAACAACCACCACAAACCTAAACATGCCAAAACACGAAATTACGCCAAAGAAGAACTGGATAACAACAAAGTAGAGGGCGTTACGGAAATTTTGCATGTGAATGAGAGAGGGACTTTAGGCTTTCATAAGGAGTTAAAAAAGGGCGTTGAAGCGAATAACAAGATCCAAGTGGAGCATTTAAACCCGCATTATAAGATGAATTTAAACTCTAAAGCGAGCGTTAAAATCACGCCTTTAGGGGGATTGGGCGAGATTGGGGGGAACATGATGGTCATTGAAACCCCAAAAAGCGCGATCGTGATTGATGCGGGCATGAGCTTCCCTAAAGAAGGGCTTTTTGGCGTGGATATTTTAATCCCGGATTTTTCCTACTTGCACCAAATCAAGGACAAAATCGCCGGTATTATCATCACCCATGCCCATGAAGATCACATAGGGGCCACACCTTATTTGTTTAAAGAGTTGCAATTCCCCCTTTATGGCACGCCTTTGAGTTTGGGGTTGATCGGGAGCAAATTTGATGAACATGGTTTGAAAAAATACCGCTCGTATTTTAAAATCGTAGAAAAGCGTTGCCCCATTAGCGTGGGCGAATTTATCATTGAATGGATCCACATCACGCATTCTATCATTGACAGCAGCGCTTTGGCGATCCAAACTAAAGCGGGAACGATCATCCACACCGGCGATTTTAAAATCGATCACACTCCGGTGGATAATTTGCCCACGGATTTGTATCGTTTAGCGCACTATGGCGAAAAGGGGGTGATGCTTCTTTTAAGCGATTCCACCAACTCCCATAAATCCGGGACCACGCCGAGTGAAAGCACCATAGCACCGGCTTTTGATACCCTTTTTAAAGAAGCGCAAGGGAGGGTGATTATGAGCACTTTCTCTAGCAATATCCACCGGGTCTATCAAGCCATACAATACGGCATTAAATACAACCGCAAGATCGCTGTAATCGGGCGCTCTATGGAAAAAAACCTAGACATCGCTAGAGAATTGGGCTATATCCATTTGCCTTATCAATCTTTTATTGAAGCCAATGAAGTCGCTAAATACCCGGACAATGAAGTCTTAATCGTAACGACCGGCTCACAAGGCGAAACCATGAGCGCGCTTTATCGCATGGCGACTGATGAGCACCGCCACATTTCTATCAAACCCAACGATTTGGTCATCATTTCCGCCAAAGCCATTCCTGGCAATGAAGCGAGCGTTTCAGCGGTGTTGAATTTCTTGATCAAAAAAGAAGCCAAAGTGGCTTACCAAGAATTTGACAATATCCATGTGAGCGGGCATGCCGCCCAAGAAGAGCAAAAGCTCATGTTAAGACTCATTAAGCCTAAGTTTTTCTTACCCGTGCATGGGGAATATAACCATGTCGCGCGCCACAAACAAACCGCTATTGCTTGCGGGGTGCCTGAAAAAAACATCTATTTAATGGAAGATGGCGATCAGGTGGAGGTTGGTCCTGCGTTCATTAAAAAAGTCGGCACGATTAAAAGCGGGAAAAGCTATGTGGATAACCAAAGCAATTTGAGTATTGACACAAGCATTGTGCAGCAAAGAGAAGAAGTCGCTAGCGCCGGGGTGTTTGCGGCTACGATTTTTGTGAATAAAAACAAACAAGCGCTTTTAGAAAGCTCTCAATTTTCCAGTTTAGGGCTTGTGGGTTTCAAAGATGAAAAGCATTTGATTAAAGAAATTCAAGGGGGCTTAGAAATGTTACTAAAATCCAGCAACGCCGAAATTTTGAATAACCCTAAAAAATTAGAAGATCACACTCGTAATTTCATCAGAAAAGCGCTCTTTAAAAAGTTTAGAAAATACCCGGCTATCATTTGTCATGCCCATTCTTTTTGA
- a CDS encoding KpsF/GutQ family sugar-phosphate isomerase — MPILFDCNATAIQVLKDEASALLESVGQFQEPNDLEAIVKLILKSQEKGGKLVIVGVGKSALVAQKIVASMLSTGNRSAFLHPTEAMHGDLGMVEKNDVILMISYGGESLELLNLVSHLKRLSHKIITFTKSPNSSLSKLGDYYLSLKIKKEACPINTAPTTSTTLTLALGDVLMACLMRAKNFSQEDFASFHPGGLLGRKLFVKVKDLLQTTNLPLIAPSTSFKDALIEMSEKRLGSAILVNDNNELVGVLSDGDVRRALLKGLSLESEVRHFATLKPKSFKNLDALLLEALEFLERHKIQLLVCVDDHNKVLGVLHLHQLLELGLKA; from the coding sequence ATGCCCATTCTTTTTGATTGTAACGCTACCGCTATACAAGTTTTAAAAGATGAAGCGAGTGCGCTTTTAGAAAGCGTTGGACAATTCCAAGAACCTAACGATTTGGAAGCGATTGTCAAGCTCATTTTAAAAAGCCAAGAAAAGGGGGGTAAGCTTGTGATAGTGGGCGTGGGTAAGAGCGCTTTAGTGGCACAAAAAATCGTTGCTTCCATGCTAAGCACCGGTAACAGGAGCGCGTTTTTACACCCCACAGAAGCCATGCATGGGGATTTGGGCATGGTGGAAAAAAACGATGTGATTTTAATGATTAGCTATGGGGGCGAGTCTTTGGAATTGTTGAATCTGGTGAGCCATTTAAAACGCTTAAGCCATAAAATCATCACTTTCACCAAAAGCCCTAATAGCTCGCTCTCTAAACTTGGCGATTATTATTTGAGCTTGAAAATCAAAAAAGAAGCTTGTCCGATCAACACCGCTCCAACGACTTCCACCACTCTAACCTTAGCGTTAGGCGATGTTTTAATGGCATGCTTGATGCGAGCGAAAAACTTCAGCCAAGAAGATTTTGCCTCCTTTCATCCGGGCGGGCTTTTGGGCAGAAAGCTTTTTGTCAAGGTTAAAGATTTATTGCAAACCACGAACCTCCCCCTAATCGCCCCTAGCACAAGTTTTAAAGACGCGCTCATAGAAATGAGTGAAAAACGCCTAGGCAGCGCGATTTTAGTCAATGACAACAACGAGCTTGTGGGGGTGTTAAGCGATGGCGATGTCCGTAGGGCACTATTAAAAGGGCTTAGCTTGGAAAGTGAGGTGAGGCATTTTGCCACTTTAAAGCCTAAAAGCTTTAAGAATTTGGACGCTCTTCTTTTAGAAGCATTAGAATTTTTAGAGCGCCATAAGATCCAGCTTTTAGTGTGCGTAGATGATCATAATAAGGTTTTAGGGGTCTTGCACTTGCACCAACTTTTAGAATTAGGGCTTAAAGCATGA